A genomic region of Saccopteryx bilineata isolate mSacBil1 chromosome 1, mSacBil1_pri_phased_curated, whole genome shotgun sequence contains the following coding sequences:
- the VWCE gene encoding von Willebrand factor C and EGF domain-containing protein isoform X1 translates to MWAGLFLRAACVSLLLRGAPARGYTGRKPAGHFAPERRRLGPHVCLSGFGSGCCPGWVPSMGSGHCTLPLCSFGCGNGICIAPNVCSCQDGEQGATCPEAHGPCGEYGCDLTCNHGGCQEVARVCPVGFSMTETAVGIRCSDIDECLSSSCEGHCVNTEGGFVCECGPGMQLSADRHRCQDTDECLGTPCQQRCKNSVGSYRCSCRTGFQLHGNRHSCVDVNECRRPLERRVCHHSCHNTVGSFLCTCRPGFRLRADRVSCEALPKTVLAPSAILQPLHHPPKMLLLLPEAGLPALSPGHSPPSGAPGAPAGVRTTCLPSPAPALPAASPSAPMRLLSAPVATPVPSVPSLGTLRPPSQLQEKAVVTPSLPRGPTAPQSAAGPSVCWHLGTMYESGSHWTEPGCSQCWCKDGEVTCEKVTCEAVCSHPIPSGDGGCCPSCTGCFHSGIIRAEGAVFSPPTENCTVCVCLAGNVSCISPECPPGPCQTSPKSDCCTCVPVRCYFHGRWYADGAVFSGGGDECTTCVCQNGEVECSFTPCPELDCPREEWWLGPGQCCFTCREPTPMTGCSLDDNGVEFPIGQIWSPGDPCELCICQADGSVSCRRTDCVDSCPHPIRIPGQCCPDCSAGCTYTGRIFHNNQTFPSVLDPCLSCICLLGSVACSPVDCPITCTYPFHPDGECCPVCRDCNYEGRKVVNGQVFTLDEEPCTQCTCQLGEVSCEKVACPPACSDRALPPGDCCSSCPDSPEDRRGLALPGDVESSSAPRSPRGDTEEPISCSSCPGPPAASPQRPALRFLQLLFRTNVSDLQLTPRHLSGAWPSPTPSAGPSPGSSVPPGASTLPPAPPGAPGPPPVTPEPSSSASGAHTASRRPSLPVTVPMAATALPTTDTSPSETPGTLLGPRRLSPTTSRLSVAPVASASPGPQQPATGTSSEEETTE, encoded by the exons ATGTGGGCCGGACTGTTTCTCCGGGCCGCCTGCGTCTCCCTTCTGCTGCGGGGGGCCCCAGCCCGCGGCTACACCGGGAGAAAGCCGGCTGGGCATTTCGCGCCCGAGAG ACGCCGGCTAGGTCCCCACGTCTGCCTCTCAGGGTTCGGGAGTGgctgctgccctggctgggtgcccTCCATGGGCAGTGGACACTGCACTCTCC CCCTCTGCTCCTTTGGCTGCGGGAACGGCATCTGCATCGCTCCCAACGTCTGCTCCTGCCAGGACGGAGAGCAAGGGGCCACCTGCCCAG AAGCCCACGGACCCTGTGGGGAATACGGCTGTGACCTTACCTGTAACCATGGTGGCTGTCAGGAGGTGGCCCGAGTATGCCCTGTGGGCTTCTCAATGACAGAGACTGCTGTTGGCATCAGATGTTCTG ACATTGATGAATGTTTAAGCTCCTCTTGTGAGGGCCACTGCGTGAACACAGAAGGCGGGTTTGTGTGCGAGTGTGGGCCGGGCATGCAGCTGTCTGCCGACCGCCACCGCTGCCAAG ACACTGACGAATGCCTCGGGACCCCCTGTCAGCAGAGATGTAAAAACAGCGTCGGCAGCTACAGGTGTTCCTGTAGAACAGGCTTCCAGCTCCACGGCAACCGGCACTCTTGTGTAG ATGTAAACGAATGTCGGAGGCCGCTGGAGAGGCGAGTCTGTCACCATTCCTGCCACAACACTGTAGGCAGCTTCCTGTGCACTTGCCGACCTGGCTTCAGGCTGCGAGCTGACCGGGTGTCCTGTGAAG CTCTCCCGAAAACCGTGCTGGCCCCATCCGCCATCCTGCAGCCCCTTCACCACCCGCCCAAGATGCTACTGCTGCTTCCCGAGGCCGGCCTGCCTGCCCTTTCCCCGGGACACAGCCCTCCTTCTGGGGCCCCGGGGGCCCCAGCCGGAGTCAGGACCACCTGCCTGCCATCTCCCGCCCCTGCACTACCAGCAGCTTCCCCTTCTGCCCCGATGAGGCTGCTGTCTGCACCAGTGGCCACCCCAGTACCTAGTGTCCCCTCATTGGGGACCCTCAGGCCTCCCTCACAACTACAGGAGAAGGCGGTGGTGACCCCTTCCTTGCCCAGGGGTCCCACAGCCCCACAGTCGGCAGCAGGGCCCTCTGTCTGTTGGCACCTGGGAACCATGTATGAGTCAGGGAGCCACTGGACAGAGCCTGGTTGTTCCCAGTGCTGGTGCAAG GATGGGGAGGTGACCTGTGAAAAGGTGACGTGTGAAGCTGTTTGTTCCCACCCGATTCCCTCTGGAGATGGGGGGTGCTGTCCGTCGTGTACAG GTTGTTTTCATAGTGGCATCATAAGAGCCGAAGGGGCCGTGTTTTCACCTCCCACGGAGAACTGCACCGTCTGTGTCTGCCTG GCTGGAAACGTGTCCTGCATCTCCCCCGAGTGTCCTCCGGGTCCCTGTCAGACCTCCCCGAAGTCAGACTGCTGTACTTGTGTTCCAG TGCGGTGCTATTTCCACGGCCGGTGGTACGCAGACGGGGCTGTGTTCAGCGGGGGTGGTGACGAGTGTACCACCTGTGTCTGCCAG AATGGGGAAGTGGAATGTTCCTTCACCCCATGTCCAGAACTGGACTGCCCCCGCGAAGAGTGGTGGCTGGGCCCTGGACAGTGTTGCTTCACCTGTCGGGAGCCCACGCCCATGACAG GCTGCTCTCTGGACGACAACGGGGTTGAGTTTCCGATTGGACAGATCTGGTCACCTGGTGATCCCTGTGAGTTATGCATCTGCCAG GCAGACGGCTCCGTGAGCTGCCGGAGGACAGACTGCGTGGACTCCTGCCCTCACCCAATTCGGATCCCCGGACAGTGCTGCCCAGACTGTTCAGCAG GCTGCACCTACACAGGCAGAATCTTCCACAACAACCAGACCTTTCCGTCAGTGCTGGACCCGTGTCTGAGCTGCATCTGCCTG CTGGGCTCAGTGGCCTGCTCGCCCGTGGACTGCCCCATCACCTGCACCTACCCCTTCCACCCTGATGGGGAGTGCTGTCCAGTGTGCCGAG ACTGCAACTACGAGGGGAGGAAGGTGGTCAACGGCCAGGTGTTCACCTTGGACGAGGAGCCCTGTACCCAGTGCACGTGCCAG TTGGGAGAGGTGAGCTGTGAGAAGGTGGCCTGCCCGCCGGCCTGCTCAGACCGCGCCCTGCCCCCCGGGGACTGCTgctcctcctgcccag ATTCCCCGGAGGACAGGCGGGGACTCGCCCTTCCTGGAGATGTGGAGTCCAGCAGCGCGCCTCGGAGCCCCCGTGGAGACACTGAAGAGCCCATCAGCTGCAGCTCGTGCCCTGGGCCCCCGGCAGCCTCGCCTCAGAGGCCTGCGCTCCGTTTCCTTCAGCTCCTTTTCAGAACGAACGTGTCTGACCTGCAGCTGACACCCAGGCATCTGTCGGGAGCCTGGCCCTCGCCCACACCCTCTGCGGGGCCCTCGCCGGGGTCTTCCGTCCCTCCAGGAGCCTCCACTCTACCTCCAGCCCCTCCCGGGGC
- the VWCE gene encoding von Willebrand factor C and EGF domain-containing protein isoform X2: protein MWAGLFLRAACVSLLLRGAPARGYTGRKPAGHFAPERRRLGPHVCLSGFGSGCCPGWVPSMGSGHCTLPLCSFGCGNGICIAPNVCSCQDGEQGATCPEAHGPCGEYGCDLTCNHGGCQEVARVCPVGFSMTETAVGIRCSDIDECLSSSCEGHCVNTEGGFVCECGPGMQLSADRHRCQDTDECLGTPCQQRCKNSVGSYRCSCRTGFQLHGNRHSCVDVNECRRPLERRVCHHSCHNTVGSFLCTCRPGFRLRADRVSCEALPKTVLAPSAILQPLHHPPKMLLLLPEAGLPALSPGHSPPSGAPGAPAGVRTTCLPSPAPALPAASPSAPMRLLSAPVATPVPSVPSLGTLRPPSQLQEKAVVTPSLPRGPTAPQSAAGPSVCWHLGTMYESGSHWTEPGCSQCWCKDGEVTCEKVTCEAVCSHPIPSGDGGCCPSCTGCFHSGIIRAEGAVFSPPTENCTVCVCLAGNVSCISPECPPGPCQTSPKSDCCTCVPVRCYFHGRWYADGAVFSGGGDECTTCVCQNGEVECSFTPCPELDCPREEWWLGPGQCCFTCREPTPMTGCSLDDNGVEFPIGQIWSPGDPYGSVSCRRTDCVDSCPHPIRIPGQCCPDCSAGCTYTGRIFHNNQTFPSVLDPCLSCICLLGSVACSPVDCPITCTYPFHPDGECCPVCRDCNYEGRKVVNGQVFTLDEEPCTQCTCQLGEVSCEKVACPPACSDRALPPGDCCSSCPDSPEDRRGLALPGDVESSSAPRSPRGDTEEPISCSSCPGPPAASPQRPALRFLQLLFRTNVSDLQLTPRHLSGAWPSPTPSAGPSPGSSVPPGASTLPPAPPGAPGPPPVTPEPSSSASGAHTASRRPSLPVTVPMAATALPTTDTSPSETPGTLLGPRRLSPTTSRLSVAPVASASPGPQQPATGTSSEEETTE from the exons ATGTGGGCCGGACTGTTTCTCCGGGCCGCCTGCGTCTCCCTTCTGCTGCGGGGGGCCCCAGCCCGCGGCTACACCGGGAGAAAGCCGGCTGGGCATTTCGCGCCCGAGAG ACGCCGGCTAGGTCCCCACGTCTGCCTCTCAGGGTTCGGGAGTGgctgctgccctggctgggtgcccTCCATGGGCAGTGGACACTGCACTCTCC CCCTCTGCTCCTTTGGCTGCGGGAACGGCATCTGCATCGCTCCCAACGTCTGCTCCTGCCAGGACGGAGAGCAAGGGGCCACCTGCCCAG AAGCCCACGGACCCTGTGGGGAATACGGCTGTGACCTTACCTGTAACCATGGTGGCTGTCAGGAGGTGGCCCGAGTATGCCCTGTGGGCTTCTCAATGACAGAGACTGCTGTTGGCATCAGATGTTCTG ACATTGATGAATGTTTAAGCTCCTCTTGTGAGGGCCACTGCGTGAACACAGAAGGCGGGTTTGTGTGCGAGTGTGGGCCGGGCATGCAGCTGTCTGCCGACCGCCACCGCTGCCAAG ACACTGACGAATGCCTCGGGACCCCCTGTCAGCAGAGATGTAAAAACAGCGTCGGCAGCTACAGGTGTTCCTGTAGAACAGGCTTCCAGCTCCACGGCAACCGGCACTCTTGTGTAG ATGTAAACGAATGTCGGAGGCCGCTGGAGAGGCGAGTCTGTCACCATTCCTGCCACAACACTGTAGGCAGCTTCCTGTGCACTTGCCGACCTGGCTTCAGGCTGCGAGCTGACCGGGTGTCCTGTGAAG CTCTCCCGAAAACCGTGCTGGCCCCATCCGCCATCCTGCAGCCCCTTCACCACCCGCCCAAGATGCTACTGCTGCTTCCCGAGGCCGGCCTGCCTGCCCTTTCCCCGGGACACAGCCCTCCTTCTGGGGCCCCGGGGGCCCCAGCCGGAGTCAGGACCACCTGCCTGCCATCTCCCGCCCCTGCACTACCAGCAGCTTCCCCTTCTGCCCCGATGAGGCTGCTGTCTGCACCAGTGGCCACCCCAGTACCTAGTGTCCCCTCATTGGGGACCCTCAGGCCTCCCTCACAACTACAGGAGAAGGCGGTGGTGACCCCTTCCTTGCCCAGGGGTCCCACAGCCCCACAGTCGGCAGCAGGGCCCTCTGTCTGTTGGCACCTGGGAACCATGTATGAGTCAGGGAGCCACTGGACAGAGCCTGGTTGTTCCCAGTGCTGGTGCAAG GATGGGGAGGTGACCTGTGAAAAGGTGACGTGTGAAGCTGTTTGTTCCCACCCGATTCCCTCTGGAGATGGGGGGTGCTGTCCGTCGTGTACAG GTTGTTTTCATAGTGGCATCATAAGAGCCGAAGGGGCCGTGTTTTCACCTCCCACGGAGAACTGCACCGTCTGTGTCTGCCTG GCTGGAAACGTGTCCTGCATCTCCCCCGAGTGTCCTCCGGGTCCCTGTCAGACCTCCCCGAAGTCAGACTGCTGTACTTGTGTTCCAG TGCGGTGCTATTTCCACGGCCGGTGGTACGCAGACGGGGCTGTGTTCAGCGGGGGTGGTGACGAGTGTACCACCTGTGTCTGCCAG AATGGGGAAGTGGAATGTTCCTTCACCCCATGTCCAGAACTGGACTGCCCCCGCGAAGAGTGGTGGCTGGGCCCTGGACAGTGTTGCTTCACCTGTCGGGAGCCCACGCCCATGACAG GCTGCTCTCTGGACGACAACGGGGTTGAGTTTCCGATTGGACAGATCTGGTCACCTGGTGATCCCT ACGGCTCCGTGAGCTGCCGGAGGACAGACTGCGTGGACTCCTGCCCTCACCCAATTCGGATCCCCGGACAGTGCTGCCCAGACTGTTCAGCAG GCTGCACCTACACAGGCAGAATCTTCCACAACAACCAGACCTTTCCGTCAGTGCTGGACCCGTGTCTGAGCTGCATCTGCCTG CTGGGCTCAGTGGCCTGCTCGCCCGTGGACTGCCCCATCACCTGCACCTACCCCTTCCACCCTGATGGGGAGTGCTGTCCAGTGTGCCGAG ACTGCAACTACGAGGGGAGGAAGGTGGTCAACGGCCAGGTGTTCACCTTGGACGAGGAGCCCTGTACCCAGTGCACGTGCCAG TTGGGAGAGGTGAGCTGTGAGAAGGTGGCCTGCCCGCCGGCCTGCTCAGACCGCGCCCTGCCCCCCGGGGACTGCTgctcctcctgcccag ATTCCCCGGAGGACAGGCGGGGACTCGCCCTTCCTGGAGATGTGGAGTCCAGCAGCGCGCCTCGGAGCCCCCGTGGAGACACTGAAGAGCCCATCAGCTGCAGCTCGTGCCCTGGGCCCCCGGCAGCCTCGCCTCAGAGGCCTGCGCTCCGTTTCCTTCAGCTCCTTTTCAGAACGAACGTGTCTGACCTGCAGCTGACACCCAGGCATCTGTCGGGAGCCTGGCCCTCGCCCACACCCTCTGCGGGGCCCTCGCCGGGGTCTTCCGTCCCTCCAGGAGCCTCCACTCTACCTCCAGCCCCTCCCGGGGC